In the genome of Deltaproteobacteria bacterium, one region contains:
- the lipA gene encoding lipoyl synthase, producing the protein MDKLQEEHPNTGKRPCRQRKPPWLKKRMTVNGSYGEVLKSLRMLSLHTVCQEARCPNHFECFSEGTATFMILGDRCTRNCGFCAVQFGSALEPDPTEPLRVAEAVRRLGLAYVVITSVTRDDLPDGGAGHFAATVGAIRGQCPGVSIEVLIPDLQGDRTALETVLDAQPQVLNHNVETVPRIYPTARPQAVYGRSVELLRRVGETSDAVVKSGFMVGLGETESEVTSLLLDLREAGCDIVTIGQYLSPSASHIPVVEYIPPEQFERYAEVARDIGIPTAASGPFVRSSYRSRNLLENTRQILRERSLRSRIPPKTEPSPVQS; encoded by the coding sequence ATGGATAAATTACAAGAAGAGCACCCGAACACCGGAAAGAGACCATGCCGGCAAAGAAAACCGCCGTGGCTTAAGAAGCGGATGACTGTAAACGGTTCATACGGCGAAGTTCTGAAGTCTCTCCGAATGCTGTCTCTGCATACGGTCTGCCAGGAGGCCCGATGTCCCAATCATTTCGAGTGCTTCTCGGAGGGTACGGCCACTTTCATGATTTTGGGGGACCGATGCACACGCAACTGCGGTTTCTGTGCGGTGCAGTTCGGAAGCGCGTTGGAACCGGATCCCACGGAACCCCTACGGGTAGCGGAAGCGGTCAGGCGCCTGGGACTCGCGTATGTGGTCATAACCTCCGTTACAAGAGACGACCTTCCGGACGGGGGGGCCGGGCACTTCGCCGCCACCGTGGGCGCCATACGTGGACAATGTCCGGGGGTATCCATCGAAGTGCTGATTCCGGATCTTCAGGGAGACAGGACCGCACTTGAAACCGTGCTGGATGCTCAACCCCAGGTCTTGAACCATAATGTGGAAACCGTTCCGAGAATCTATCCAACAGCACGGCCCCAAGCAGTATATGGTCGGTCCGTCGAACTTTTGCGGCGCGTGGGTGAAACGTCCGACGCAGTCGTGAAATCGGGCTTCATGGTGGGTTTGGGGGAAACCGAAAGCGAGGTGACGTCGCTGTTGCTCGACTTGCGAGAGGCGGGATGTGACATCGTAACCATCGGGCAGTATTTATCACCCTCTGCTTCGCACATTCCTGTCGTCGAATACATACCGCCCGAACAATTCGAGCGGTACGCCGAGGTGGCTCGTGACATCGGAATACCCACCGCGGCTTCCGGACCGTTCGTACGAAGTTCTTATCGATCCCGTAATCTCCTGGAAAATACTC